One window from the genome of Cryptococcus tetragattii IND107 chromosome 2, whole genome shotgun sequence encodes:
- a CDS encoding 60S ribosomal protein eL31, with product MVATKERKTRTPRSALHDVVTREYTIHLHKRVHDLSFKKKAPKAIKEIVKFAQKSMGVNDVRVSPGLNQAVWARGVRSPPRRIRVRLERKRNDDEGAKEKLYVVASVVEGVTSFKGLQTAVVENDE from the exons ATG GTTGCTACCAAGGAACGAAAG ACCCGAACTCCCCGATCCGCCCTCCACGACGTCGTCACCAGGGAGTACACCATCCACCTCCACAAGCGAGTGCACgacctctccttcaagaAGA AGGCCCCTAAGGCCATCAAGGAGATCGTCAAGTTCGCTCAGAAGTCTATGGGCGTTAACGACGTCCGTGTCTCTCCCGGTCTTAACCAGGCCGTCTGGGCCCGAGGTGTCCGATCTCCTCCCCGCAGGATCAGGGTCAGGcttgagaggaagaggaacgACGACGAGGGTGCTAAGGAGAAGTTGTACGTTGTCGCTAGCGTTGTTGAGGGTGTCACCAGCTTCAAG GGTCTCCAAACCGCTGTTGTTGAGAACGACGAGTAA